One part of the Pseudomonadota bacterium genome encodes these proteins:
- a CDS encoding cysteine hydrolase yields the protein MAMSPHIETIDPRVTPSLPFLTYLADWEAALPTMSLKGIVEAAGSPEQVAVISVDLIKGFTATGPLSSPRVGALVPRVAALLTEAHGLGVRQFVLLQDAHPPNSPEFDDLPAHCVQGTIEAETDDGLAALPFASTFNVMKKRSLDGLVATELMGWLEARPHLRRLVVVGDCTDLCVYELVMHLQMRAHALHLPYEVVVPARCVNTYDLPVETATAIGARPHDGDLLHRVFLHQMAANGVMVVGALDEAVP from the coding sequence ATGGCGATGAGCCCACACATCGAGACGATCGACCCACGGGTGACGCCCAGTCTTCCCTTCCTCACATACCTGGCCGACTGGGAGGCTGCGCTCCCCACAATGTCCTTGAAGGGCATCGTTGAAGCGGCTGGCAGCCCCGAACAGGTGGCCGTGATCAGCGTCGATCTGATCAAGGGATTCACCGCAACCGGCCCGCTGTCGAGTCCGCGCGTGGGTGCGCTGGTGCCGCGCGTCGCCGCCTTGCTCACCGAAGCCCACGGACTGGGCGTGCGGCAGTTCGTGCTCCTTCAAGACGCCCATCCTCCAAACAGCCCGGAGTTCGACGACCTGCCCGCACACTGCGTGCAGGGCACGATCGAGGCAGAGACAGACGATGGGCTGGCCGCGCTCCCCTTTGCCAGCACCTTCAACGTCATGAAGAAGCGGTCGCTCGACGGCCTGGTGGCAACCGAGCTGATGGGCTGGCTCGAGGCCAGGCCACACCTGCGCCGTCTCGTCGTGGTGGGAGACTGCACCGATCTGTGCGTGTACGAGCTGGTGATGCACCTGCAGATGCGCGCGCACGCCCTGCACCTGCCGTATGAGGTCGTGGTGCCTGCCCGCTGTGTGAACACCTACGATCTGCCCGTGGAGACGGCGACGGCCATCGGCGCGCGTCCGCACGATGGCGACCTGCTGCATCGGGTCTTCCTGCATCAGATGGCGGCAAACGGGGTCATGGTGGTGGGCGCGCTCGATGAGGCGGTGCCGTGA
- a CDS encoding NAD(+)/NADH kinase, with protein sequence MRIGIAVRPALPEASEAAKALKSWLRARKVTVLDFERVVEGESCDAVMVLGGDGTLLQVANQMAPREIPAIGINYGHVGYLCEVGAERIFEAAEMILDGRYTVDRRTMVRATVRRKGRVIRTLDALNEILVGGATRTLTLHVEINGDALGQVRGDGIIVATRTGSTAYSFSAGGSILLLDGFVLVASNAVFSASIRSLIMSTDAVVRITDQSFSTTPYVIADGQRDYRMRKEDVLDIGASPLKGNLISLGLVTPVHKLSLGFGLRRVSQSPPSP encoded by the coding sequence ATGCGCATCGGAATTGCGGTGAGGCCCGCGCTGCCCGAGGCGAGCGAGGCGGCCAAGGCGCTGAAGTCGTGGTTGCGGGCACGAAAGGTCACGGTGCTCGACTTCGAGCGCGTGGTCGAGGGGGAGTCGTGCGACGCGGTCATGGTTCTGGGCGGCGACGGCACTTTGCTGCAAGTGGCAAACCAGATGGCGCCGCGTGAGATTCCCGCCATCGGCATCAACTACGGCCACGTGGGCTATCTGTGCGAGGTCGGCGCCGAACGCATCTTCGAGGCGGCTGAGATGATCCTCGATGGCCGCTACACGGTTGACCGACGCACCATGGTGCGGGCCACCGTGCGCCGCAAGGGGCGCGTGATTCGCACCCTCGATGCGCTGAACGAGATACTCGTGGGCGGGGCCACCCGCACCCTGACCCTTCATGTCGAGATCAACGGTGACGCCCTGGGTCAGGTGCGCGGAGATGGCATCATCGTTGCCACCCGCACCGGTTCGACTGCGTACAGCTTCAGCGCGGGTGGCTCGATCCTGTTGCTCGACGGGTTCGTGCTGGTGGCGTCGAACGCCGTGTTCTCGGCGAGCATCCGCTCGCTCATCATGTCGACCGACGCCGTCGTGCGCATCACCGACCAGTCATTCTCGACCACGCCGTATGTCATTGCCGACGGACAGCGCGACTACCGCATGCGCAAGGAAGACGTGCTCGACATCGGCGCCTCGCCGCTGAAAGGCAACCTCATCAGCCTCGGGCTGGTCACCCCCGTGCACAAGCTCAGCCTGGGCTTCGGGCTGCGACGCGTCTCGCAGAGCCCCCCGTCGCCTTGA
- a CDS encoding NUDIX hydrolase produces the protein MATRTKASSLPQPVSDATAHPRVAVTVDLVIFTLRERALNLLIVERGIEPFKGRWALPGGFVRLDETIDEAARRELAEETGVSEVYLEQLYTFGDIERDPRERVITVAYYAFVPSQSLELKASTDAAAVRWVAIGERPPLSFDHDRIVEYALERIRNKIMYVPIAFGLLANEFTLTELQNVYEAILGDALDKRNFRKKILASDLLVETGSVRGGERHRPAALYRFSRARFEAPRP, from the coding sequence ATGGCAACACGAACGAAGGCGTCGAGCCTGCCCCAGCCAGTCAGTGATGCCACCGCGCACCCTCGTGTCGCGGTGACGGTCGACCTCGTCATCTTCACGCTGCGTGAGCGTGCGCTGAACCTGCTCATCGTGGAGCGTGGCATCGAGCCGTTCAAGGGGCGATGGGCGCTGCCCGGCGGATTCGTGCGTCTCGATGAGACCATCGACGAGGCGGCGCGGCGCGAGCTCGCCGAAGAGACCGGGGTGAGCGAGGTCTACCTCGAGCAGCTGTACACCTTTGGCGACATCGAGCGCGATCCGCGTGAGCGCGTGATCACGGTGGCCTACTACGCGTTCGTGCCCTCTCAGTCGCTCGAGCTGAAAGCCTCAACCGACGCCGCCGCCGTGCGGTGGGTGGCGATCGGAGAGCGTCCCCCCCTCTCGTTTGATCACGACCGCATCGTCGAGTACGCCCTCGAGCGCATCCGGAACAAGATCATGTACGTTCCCATCGCCTTTGGGCTGCTGGCGAATGAGTTCACGCTCACCGAGCTGCAGAACGTCTATGAGGCCATTCTCGGCGATGCACTCGACAAGCGAAACTTCCGCAAGAAGATCCTGGCCTCCGATCTGCTCGTGGAGACGGGTTCCGTGCGCGGGGGCGAACGGCATCGCCCCGCTGCGCTGTACCGGTTCTCACGCGCTCGCTTCGAGGCGCCACGGCCATGA